In Stenotrophomonas sp. 610A2, one DNA window encodes the following:
- a CDS encoding hybrid sensor histidine kinase/response regulator, producing MKWLAGVLVSGLLLMTPSARAEVPATPQPRQLTVADGLPSSNINAFAEDLTGYLWLASRDGLARYDGRNYRIWRAENGLRDNIVWSLHSDKSNRLWIGTQNAGLAMLSPDRLSFKFYDQQTYPQIGSNTIWAITSTPDGSIWFGTATGGLHRLDPDGKIQRFMPKAGDPHSLPAAAVTYMAVTPDGSLWVGTKGGLARWNGAGFDRVSSEVLPSPRINGLKVDKQGRLWVASNEGVVVRHADGRFEPANWPGAAPGEVFNMLQYSADGSYWLDTRSGLGRIRSSVVRNVPLYSSQERGLVKPNWSSAYEDREGGLWFASTNAGLWHLPPSWRQFSVLSRHLDDPSSLRNPYALALAASANGGIWVVGTRGALDRLDPGTGDVQHHLTAVDGNNWPQSLVEDKRGRVWIGSLDALVRYDPRDASVQRWHSGDGKDAAMLGDADIVRSCDGGRIWIYSEDGGMQQRDADGHVLLHLQPGQAGLPEASVEDMQCGPGDQLWLASGTGLHAWQAKSARFSPLPGGPPGRVSTFNVSDTGVVWIAGLGRMDRYLWDGQHMTLLDRVGVEQGFPMLAATGLLVDAEGVAWAISARGLIRIDPANRSVRLYGVHDGLPGQEFRRRTLVQASSGQLAGGTPDGVVLFDPELVKPSTRRPPLIIERVSVRRGDKEQDLTQEPSLQILDGDRDLLIAARLLSFADSATNTYRFRLAGYDPDWVDVGATGDRVFSRLPPGRYQLEIQAATSDNVWSPVQTLAFRVQPPWARSPAGVMTLLLLVIALTLSGAWLYQRRLRRRNEWQLARHKAELAEQASLAKTRFLATLGHEVRTPMTGVLGMSELLLATPLDERQRGYTQSIRRAGEHLLRLVNDALDLARIEAGRLELQNQPLELRQLLEDVRGLMEPLAQRRGLAFEFDNAAAPRTRLTGDVMRLRQILLNLLGNAIKFTSRGSVSLRVRLQEGGKGVCFEVSDTGPGISAEQQQRLFRRFEQADGARTAARYGGSGLGLAICNELSVAMGGSIDVESSLGEGTCFIVNLPLAWEVPATSVEDETAASTWMSLPPQRVLLVEDDPTIAAVIRGLLEVHGHSVVHAAHGLAALAELSSQEFDVALLDLDLPGIDGFGLARQLKVMGYGMPLIAVTARSDAEAEPEAREAGFADFLRKPVTAQLLLEAIAGVLEAQRRAQAQSSHD from the coding sequence ATGAAATGGCTTGCAGGGGTGTTGGTAAGCGGACTGTTGCTGATGACGCCATCAGCACGGGCCGAAGTGCCGGCAACGCCGCAGCCGCGTCAACTGACCGTGGCCGATGGCCTGCCTTCGAGCAATATCAACGCATTTGCTGAAGACCTCACCGGCTATCTATGGCTGGCCAGCCGCGACGGGCTCGCACGTTATGACGGGCGCAACTACCGCATCTGGCGTGCGGAGAACGGGCTGCGTGACAACATCGTCTGGAGCCTGCATTCGGACAAGAGCAACCGTTTGTGGATAGGCACACAGAACGCTGGCCTGGCGATGCTGTCGCCGGACCGGCTCAGTTTCAAGTTCTACGACCAGCAGACCTATCCGCAGATCGGCAGCAACACCATCTGGGCCATCACTTCCACGCCGGATGGCAGCATCTGGTTTGGTACCGCAACCGGCGGCCTGCACCGCTTGGACCCGGATGGCAAGATCCAGCGCTTCATGCCGAAGGCCGGTGATCCGCACAGCCTGCCCGCCGCAGCGGTGACCTATATGGCGGTCACTCCGGACGGAAGCCTGTGGGTAGGCACCAAGGGCGGGCTGGCGCGCTGGAACGGTGCCGGCTTTGATCGGGTCAGCAGCGAGGTACTGCCTTCGCCGCGCATCAATGGACTGAAGGTCGACAAGCAGGGCCGGTTGTGGGTGGCCAGCAATGAAGGCGTGGTGGTGCGCCATGCCGACGGGCGCTTCGAGCCGGCCAACTGGCCCGGCGCGGCCCCCGGCGAAGTGTTCAACATGCTGCAGTACTCCGCCGATGGCAGTTACTGGCTGGACACCCGTTCCGGACTTGGTCGGATCCGCAGCTCGGTGGTGCGCAATGTGCCGCTGTACAGCTCGCAGGAGCGCGGTCTGGTCAAACCCAACTGGTCCAGCGCTTACGAAGACCGCGAAGGTGGTCTGTGGTTCGCCAGTACCAATGCCGGTCTGTGGCACCTGCCGCCGAGCTGGCGCCAGTTCTCGGTGTTGTCGCGGCATCTCGACGATCCCAGCTCGCTGCGCAATCCCTATGCCTTGGCGCTGGCGGCGTCAGCCAATGGCGGAATCTGGGTGGTGGGTACCCGCGGCGCGCTGGATCGCCTGGATCCGGGCACCGGTGATGTGCAGCATCACTTGACCGCGGTTGACGGCAACAACTGGCCGCAGTCTCTGGTGGAGGACAAGCGCGGCAGGGTGTGGATTGGCAGCCTGGATGCGCTGGTGCGCTACGACCCGCGCGACGCCAGCGTGCAGCGTTGGCATAGCGGCGATGGCAAGGATGCGGCGATGCTTGGCGATGCCGACATCGTGCGCAGTTGCGATGGTGGCCGGATCTGGATTTACTCCGAGGACGGCGGCATGCAGCAGCGCGACGCCGATGGCCATGTGCTGCTGCACTTGCAGCCGGGTCAGGCGGGCCTGCCGGAAGCTTCGGTGGAAGACATGCAATGCGGCCCCGGCGATCAACTGTGGCTGGCCAGCGGTACCGGCCTGCATGCCTGGCAGGCCAAGAGCGCGAGGTTCTCGCCGCTGCCGGGTGGGCCGCCTGGTCGGGTGTCCACGTTCAATGTGAGCGATACCGGCGTGGTCTGGATCGCCGGGCTGGGGCGGATGGATCGCTATCTATGGGACGGGCAGCACATGACACTGCTCGATCGCGTCGGCGTTGAGCAGGGCTTTCCGATGTTGGCGGCGACCGGCTTGCTGGTTGATGCCGAAGGCGTGGCATGGGCCATCAGTGCACGTGGCCTGATCCGGATTGATCCGGCCAACCGTTCGGTGCGCCTGTACGGCGTGCATGACGGCCTGCCGGGGCAGGAGTTCCGGCGGCGTACGCTGGTGCAGGCAAGCAGTGGCCAGCTCGCTGGCGGCACGCCTGACGGCGTGGTGCTGTTCGACCCTGAGTTGGTCAAACCCTCCACGCGGCGGCCGCCGCTGATCATCGAGCGGGTCAGTGTGCGCCGCGGTGACAAGGAACAGGACCTGACCCAGGAGCCATCGCTGCAGATCCTCGACGGTGATCGTGATCTGCTCATCGCCGCGCGGCTGCTGTCCTTCGCCGACTCGGCCACCAATACCTATCGCTTCCGCCTGGCCGGCTATGACCCGGACTGGGTGGATGTAGGTGCTACCGGCGATCGCGTGTTCTCGCGACTGCCGCCGGGCCGCTACCAGTTGGAGATCCAGGCCGCGACCTCTGACAACGTGTGGTCGCCGGTACAGACGCTGGCATTCCGCGTGCAACCGCCGTGGGCGCGCAGCCCAGCAGGAGTGATGACCCTGCTGTTGTTGGTGATCGCGCTGACGCTGAGCGGTGCCTGGCTGTACCAGCGGCGCCTGCGCAGGCGCAATGAATGGCAGCTGGCGCGGCACAAGGCGGAGTTGGCCGAACAGGCGTCGCTGGCCAAGACCCGCTTCCTTGCAACATTGGGCCATGAAGTACGCACGCCAATGACCGGTGTGCTGGGCATGAGTGAACTGCTGCTGGCGACTCCGCTGGACGAGCGTCAGCGTGGCTATACGCAGTCCATCCGCCGCGCCGGCGAACACCTGTTGCGGCTGGTCAATGACGCATTGGACCTGGCCCGTATCGAGGCTGGGCGGTTGGAGCTGCAGAACCAGCCGCTGGAACTGCGGCAGCTGCTGGAAGACGTGCGTGGCCTGATGGAGCCGCTGGCACAGCGGCGCGGGCTGGCATTTGAATTCGACAACGCTGCAGCACCGCGCACGCGCCTGACCGGCGACGTGATGCGCCTGCGGCAGATCCTGCTCAACCTGCTCGGCAATGCGATCAAGTTCACCAGTCGTGGCTCGGTGAGTCTGCGTGTGCGCCTGCAGGAAGGCGGCAAGGGTGTGTGCTTCGAGGTCAGCGACACCGGCCCGGGCATCAGTGCCGAGCAGCAGCAGCGGCTGTTCCGTCGCTTCGAGCAGGCCGACGGTGCGCGTACCGCTGCCCGCTATGGTGGCAGCGGCCTGGGCCTGGCCATCTGCAATGAACTGAGTGTGGCCATGGGCGGCAGCATCGATGTGGAAAGCAGCCTGGGCGAGGGCACCTGTTTCATCGTCAACCTGCCACTGGCCTGGGAAGTGCCTGCAACGTCGGTGGAAGATGAAACCGCGGCCAGCACGTGGATGAGCTTGCCGCCGCAGCGTGTGTTGCTGGTGGAGGATGATCCGACCATCGCCGCGGTGATTCGTGGCCTGCTGGAAGTACACGGGCATAGCGTCGTGCACGCCGCGCATGGGTTGGCCGCACTCGCGGAACTGTCCAGCCAGGAATTCGATGTGGCCTTGCTGGATCTGGATCTGCCCGGCATCGATGGCTTTGGCTTGGCCCGCCAATTGAAGGTGATGGGCTACGGAATGCCGTTGATCGCAGTGACCGCGCGCTCCGACGCCGAGGCCGAGCCAGAGGCGCGCGAGGCTGGCTTCGCCGATTTCCTGCGCAAGCCGGTAACCGCACAGTTGCTGCTGGAAGCCATTGCCGGCGTGCTTGAAGCGCAGCGCCGCGCGCAGGCCCAGTCCTCGCACGATTGA
- the mdtD gene encoding multidrug transporter subunit MdtD produces the protein MPPAPPVPQPASSAQKPLLWLVSLAIFMQMLDSTIVNTALPAMARSLGESPLQMQSVVFSYALAVATFIPASGWIADRFGTRRTFLAAIVLFTLGSLACALSPTLQWLVASRVLQGIGGAMLLPVGRLAVMRSVPREQFLSAMSFIAIPALIGPLLGPTLGGWLVEVASWHWIFLINLPIGVIGFIAALKIMPDHYGQRNQRFDLPGYLMLAFGMIALSLALDGVSAINSAHALVLLLAVVGIAALAGYWLHAASAANALFPLSLFKVISFRIGILGNLFSRIGSGAMPLLIPLLLQVGMGLSPMTAGMMMIPVALSGMAAKRAAVSLVERFGYRRILMINTVCVGLAMASFALITAEQPLWLRLTQLAIFGAVNSMQFTVMNTVTLRDLDMQQASSGNSLLSMVMMLATGFGAATAGSLLAAFGEHLSGHGATAALHATFLCVGAITLSSTLVFWQLPDNRPHPRAVEEVVE, from the coding sequence ATGCCCCCAGCTCCCCCCGTCCCGCAGCCCGCCAGTTCCGCCCAGAAACCGCTGCTATGGCTGGTATCGCTGGCCATCTTCATGCAGATGCTGGACTCGACCATCGTCAACACGGCCTTGCCGGCGATGGCGCGCAGCCTGGGCGAGAGCCCGTTGCAGATGCAGTCGGTGGTGTTCAGCTATGCGCTGGCGGTGGCCACTTTCATCCCCGCATCGGGCTGGATCGCCGACCGCTTCGGCACCCGCCGCACCTTCCTCGCCGCAATCGTGTTGTTCACCCTGGGCTCGCTGGCCTGCGCGCTGTCACCCACGCTGCAATGGCTGGTGGCCTCGCGCGTGCTGCAGGGCATCGGCGGGGCGATGTTGCTGCCGGTTGGCCGTCTGGCGGTAATGCGCTCGGTACCACGCGAGCAGTTCCTGTCGGCGATGAGCTTCATCGCCATTCCTGCGCTGATCGGGCCGCTGCTGGGCCCGACCCTGGGCGGTTGGCTGGTGGAAGTCGCCTCCTGGCATTGGATCTTCCTGATCAACCTGCCGATCGGCGTGATCGGCTTCATCGCTGCGTTGAAAATCATGCCCGACCACTACGGCCAGCGGAACCAGCGCTTCGACCTGCCCGGCTACCTGATGCTGGCATTCGGCATGATCGCCCTGTCGCTGGCATTGGATGGCGTCTCGGCAATCAACTCGGCGCATGCACTGGTGCTGCTGTTGGCGGTGGTCGGCATCGCTGCGCTGGCCGGCTACTGGCTGCACGCGGCCAGCGCGGCCAATGCGCTGTTCCCACTTAGCCTCTTCAAGGTGATCAGCTTCCGCATCGGCATCCTCGGCAATCTGTTCTCACGCATCGGCAGCGGTGCGATGCCCTTGCTGATTCCCTTGCTACTGCAGGTCGGCATGGGCCTGAGCCCGATGACCGCGGGCATGATGATGATTCCGGTGGCGCTGTCCGGCATGGCCGCAAAGCGCGCTGCCGTCAGCCTGGTTGAACGCTTCGGCTACCGCCGCATCCTGATGATCAATACGGTCTGCGTGGGCCTGGCGATGGCCAGCTTCGCTTTGATCACCGCCGAGCAGCCACTGTGGTTACGCCTCACCCAGCTGGCGATCTTTGGCGCGGTCAATTCGATGCAGTTCACCGTGATGAACACTGTCACCCTGCGTGACCTCGACATGCAGCAGGCCAGCAGCGGCAACAGCCTGCTGTCGATGGTGATGATGCTGGCCACAGGCTTTGGTGCAGCCACCGCCGGCAGCCTGCTGGCGGCGTTCGGCGAGCACCTGAGCGGTCATGGCGCGACCGCTGCGCTGCACGCCACCTTCCTCTGCGTTGGTGCGATCACGCTCAGTTCGACGCTGGTGTTCTGGCAGCTGCCCGACAACCGCCCGCACCCGCGTGCGGTCGAGGAAGTCGTCGAGTAA
- a CDS encoding hybrid sensor histidine kinase/response regulator translates to MLAVLLAWPCLAMALDLAETPRMRRLGVAEGLPSRTVLALAQDRHGYVWAATDDGLARYDGAHLRVWRHDPQVSGSLPGNTLETMLIDAQDRVWVGANGAGLAMLDANRQRFTRFAELEAICTQQVWALAAHGTDLWVGTSGSGICLLHADGRISRYQHQSEDPRSLPDDTIYALLAGKDGSMWIGTTSGLMRWKRGDGFATVRSPLLDGKDAIRLSGDRDGGIWVGTDAGLYRVSDDGVVTPAPWAEAAQSRAAVVLHDRDGRYWVGSSNGLYRGDGQRLQLLEGDGGSGFLTGNSGVLDLLQDHEGGIWTALLTQGMAYLRPDWSRFSSHYQLNGKSLESLYLINSAADGNGFLVVGGHGLYQLDGAGKLSQLADEARLGPGSIWSVQRGGDGVIWLGRAGGLTLYRPSDGQVRRIDLGVGDDPAQRADLMRLAADGSMWLSIINYGLQHRAADGSLLADYPQGEASGLPEKLVEQLRLGSDGSLWLAGGAGVQRFDGKRFVTLPGISAGMVYDLVFLADGSAWLARDGALEHYRHDAEGFFLLQRLSADEGVPAVAMGGLVVGCSGQLWATTTRGLLWWQPGAERVRLLEEGDGLSDTEFTARPPAHAGCGRALAVSATGLLSFNPDAKIAAPVGSQLVIESVGVRRDDAAREQRLKGPVIHLGPQDRDLRVTGRLLSYVDPARHRFRVHIEGYDQNWVDLGSDGERLVSRLPAGSYRMDIQGAAADGPWTNAQTLLIEVAPPWWRSNWALAAWGLLLALLATAAVFAYRRRERRRNEWQLALHKQELAEQASQAKTRFLATLGHEVRTPLTGVLGMSELLLGTTLDDRQRRYAGAIQQAGTHLLGLVNDALDLARIEAGRLELDNRPFDLGRLLQEVSALMAPMAERRGLLFEPVAPFPTPVMVVGDAMRLRQILMNLLGNAIKFTERGKVAVAVQLQPGQGGISLSVSDTGPGISAEQQTRLFQRFEQADGNRTASRYGGSGLGLAICQELAMAMGGSIRVESRLGEGARFVLELPLPWERSENAAPRAAESVSITQALKVLLVEDDPTVAQVITGLLAARGHKVVHAAHGLAALAEVAEQEFDIGLLDLDLPALDGIALARQLRGSGHQFPLIAVTARADSQAEQLARSAGMVGFLRKPVTGRMLVDAIADALAVSQAQAQ, encoded by the coding sequence GTGCTGGCGGTTCTGCTGGCATGGCCGTGCTTGGCCATGGCGCTGGATCTGGCCGAAACGCCGCGCATGCGGCGCCTGGGCGTGGCCGAAGGGCTGCCATCGCGCACCGTGCTTGCGCTGGCGCAGGATCGACACGGCTACGTCTGGGCGGCCACCGATGATGGTCTGGCGCGCTATGACGGCGCGCATCTACGAGTCTGGCGGCACGATCCCCAGGTATCCGGCTCGCTGCCGGGCAACACCTTGGAAACGATGCTGATCGATGCCCAGGACCGGGTCTGGGTCGGTGCCAACGGTGCCGGTCTGGCGATGCTGGATGCCAACCGACAGCGCTTCACACGCTTTGCCGAGCTGGAAGCGATCTGCACCCAGCAGGTGTGGGCACTTGCTGCGCACGGCACCGATCTGTGGGTCGGCACCAGTGGCAGCGGCATCTGCCTGCTGCATGCCGATGGCCGGATCAGTCGCTACCAGCACCAGTCCGAGGACCCGCGCAGCCTGCCCGACGACACCATCTACGCGTTGCTGGCCGGCAAGGACGGCAGCATGTGGATTGGTACCACGTCGGGCCTGATGCGTTGGAAGCGTGGTGACGGCTTTGCCACCGTGCGCTCGCCCTTGCTGGACGGCAAGGATGCGATCCGCCTGAGTGGTGACCGCGATGGCGGCATCTGGGTGGGTACCGACGCCGGCCTGTACCGGGTGTCGGACGACGGCGTGGTGACGCCTGCGCCCTGGGCCGAGGCCGCGCAAAGCCGCGCCGCGGTGGTGTTGCATGATCGCGATGGCCGCTATTGGGTGGGCAGTTCCAATGGCCTGTATCGCGGTGATGGGCAGCGTCTGCAGTTGCTGGAAGGCGATGGAGGCAGTGGTTTCCTGACCGGCAACAGCGGCGTGCTGGACCTGCTGCAGGATCACGAAGGCGGTATCTGGACGGCGTTGCTGACCCAGGGCATGGCCTATCTGCGGCCGGACTGGTCGCGCTTCTCCAGCCATTACCAGCTCAACGGCAAGTCGTTGGAGAGCCTGTACCTGATCAATTCGGCCGCCGACGGCAATGGCTTCCTGGTGGTCGGCGGGCATGGCCTGTACCAGTTGGATGGCGCCGGCAAGCTGTCGCAGCTCGCGGATGAGGCTCGGCTGGGACCGGGCAGCATCTGGTCGGTGCAGCGCGGTGGTGATGGGGTGATCTGGCTGGGGCGTGCTGGCGGGCTCACCCTGTACCGGCCTTCGGACGGCCAGGTACGGCGCATCGACCTTGGGGTCGGTGACGATCCGGCACAGCGCGCCGACCTGATGCGGCTGGCGGCCGATGGCAGCATGTGGCTGTCGATCATCAATTACGGGCTGCAGCATCGCGCAGCGGATGGCAGCCTGTTGGCCGACTACCCGCAAGGCGAGGCCTCGGGCCTGCCGGAAAAGCTGGTCGAACAACTCCGTCTGGGCAGCGATGGCAGCCTGTGGCTGGCCGGCGGCGCAGGCGTGCAGCGGTTTGATGGCAAGCGCTTCGTGACCTTGCCGGGGATATCGGCCGGCATGGTCTATGACCTGGTGTTCCTGGCCGATGGCAGTGCCTGGCTGGCGCGCGATGGTGCCCTGGAGCACTACCGCCACGATGCAGAGGGTTTTTTCCTGCTGCAAAGGCTGAGCGCCGACGAAGGCGTGCCTGCGGTGGCGATGGGCGGATTGGTGGTTGGCTGCAGTGGCCAACTGTGGGCGACGACGACGCGCGGGCTGCTGTGGTGGCAGCCGGGTGCCGAGCGGGTGCGTCTGCTCGAGGAAGGTGACGGCCTCAGTGATACCGAGTTCACCGCGCGGCCGCCAGCGCATGCGGGCTGTGGTCGAGCATTGGCGGTTTCGGCTACCGGCCTGCTCAGTTTCAATCCGGATGCCAAGATCGCGGCGCCGGTGGGTTCGCAGCTGGTGATCGAATCGGTGGGCGTGCGTCGCGACGATGCCGCGCGCGAGCAGCGCCTGAAAGGACCTGTCATCCATCTCGGCCCGCAGGACCGCGACCTGCGCGTGACCGGGCGCCTGCTGTCCTATGTGGATCCAGCGCGGCATCGTTTCCGCGTCCATATCGAAGGCTATGACCAGAACTGGGTGGACCTGGGTAGTGATGGCGAACGCCTGGTATCGCGATTGCCGGCAGGCAGCTACCGCATGGATATACAGGGCGCAGCTGCAGACGGCCCTTGGACCAACGCCCAAACCCTGCTGATTGAAGTGGCACCACCGTGGTGGCGCAGCAACTGGGCGTTGGCAGCCTGGGGCCTGCTGCTGGCCTTGCTGGCAACGGCAGCAGTGTTTGCCTATCGGCGCCGCGAGCGGCGACGCAACGAGTGGCAATTGGCATTGCACAAACAGGAATTGGCCGAGCAGGCCTCGCAGGCCAAGACCCGCTTCCTGGCAACCCTGGGCCATGAAGTGCGAACGCCGTTGACCGGCGTGCTGGGCATGAGCGAGTTGCTGTTGGGTACTACTCTGGACGATCGTCAACGGCGCTACGCCGGTGCGATCCAGCAGGCCGGTACCCATCTGCTGGGGCTGGTGAATGACGCACTGGATCTGGCGCGTATCGAGGCGGGTCGGCTTGAGCTGGACAATCGTCCCTTCGATCTTGGTCGCCTGTTGCAGGAGGTGAGTGCCTTGATGGCACCGATGGCCGAACGCCGCGGATTATTGTTCGAGCCGGTTGCCCCCTTCCCGACGCCGGTGATGGTGGTGGGTGATGCGATGCGCCTGCGGCAGATCCTGATGAACCTGCTGGGCAATGCGATCAAGTTCACCGAGCGCGGCAAGGTAGCCGTCGCCGTGCAACTGCAGCCGGGGCAGGGCGGCATCAGCCTGAGCGTGAGCGACACTGGTCCGGGCATCAGTGCCGAGCAGCAGACACGTTTGTTCCAGCGCTTCGAGCAGGCCGATGGCAATCGCACGGCATCGCGTTATGGCGGCAGTGGTCTGGGCTTGGCGATCTGCCAGGAACTGGCGATGGCGATGGGTGGCAGCATCCGCGTCGAGAGCCGCTTGGGCGAGGGCGCCCGCTTTGTGCTTGAGCTGCCCTTGCCCTGGGAGCGCAGCGAAAACGCCGCCCCGCGTGCCGCCGAGTCCGTCAGCATCACGCAGGCCCTGAAGGTACTGCTGGTTGAAGACGACCCGACCGTGGCGCAGGTCATCACCGGTTTGCTGGCCGCACGTGGGCACAAGGTGGTGCATGCCGCGCATGGTTTGGCGGCGCTGGCCGAGGTGGCCGAGCAGGAGTTCGATATTGGCCTGCTGGATCTGGACCTACCAGCGCTGGATGGCATCGCCTTGGCGCGCCAACTGCGTGGCTCCGGGCACCAGTTCCCGTTGATCGCGGTGACCGCACGCGCAGACAGCCAGGCTGAACAATTGGCGCGCTCGGCGGGCATGGTCGGTTTCCTGCGCAAGCCGGTGACTGGGCGGATGCTGGTCGATGCGATTGCCGATGCCTTGGCGGTCAGCCAGGCGCAGGCACAATAG
- the hemE gene encoding uroporphyrinogen decarboxylase: MTSPLRNDRFLRALRREPVDYTPVWLMRQAGRYLPEYRATRARAGSFLGMAKNPEVACEVTLQPLERFDLDAAILFSDILTVPDAMGLGLYFVDGEGPKFKHPVRDAAAVAKLAVPDMETELRYVMDAVRLIRRELDGKVPLIGFSGSPWTLACYMIEGGGSKDFARIKAMALNEPKALHQLLEVVTDAVIAYLSAQRAAGAQALQVFDTWGGVLGPAMYREFSLRYLNRIASELKRGDGAERTPLILFGKGTGQYVAELAASGAEGVGVDWTISLEDAARAAGGKVALQGNLDPTTLYGSPDAITREVGKVLESYAAGNGGSREGHVFNLGHGMSPDMNPEHVAVLVDAVHRLSRR; the protein is encoded by the coding sequence GTGACCAGCCCACTTCGCAATGACCGCTTCCTGCGCGCCCTGCGCCGCGAACCCGTGGACTACACCCCCGTCTGGCTGATGCGCCAGGCCGGCCGCTACCTGCCGGAATACCGCGCCACCCGCGCCCGCGCCGGCAGCTTCCTGGGCATGGCCAAGAACCCGGAGGTCGCCTGCGAAGTGACCCTGCAGCCGCTGGAACGCTTCGACCTGGATGCCGCCATCCTGTTCTCGGACATCCTCACCGTGCCGGACGCGATGGGCCTGGGCCTGTACTTCGTTGACGGCGAAGGCCCAAAGTTCAAGCACCCGGTGCGTGATGCCGCTGCGGTCGCCAAGCTGGCGGTACCGGACATGGAAACCGAGCTGCGCTACGTGATGGACGCAGTGCGCCTGATCCGCCGCGAGCTGGACGGCAAGGTGCCGCTGATCGGTTTCTCCGGCAGCCCGTGGACGCTGGCCTGCTACATGATCGAAGGCGGCGGCAGCAAGGATTTCGCCCGTATCAAGGCGATGGCGCTGAACGAACCCAAGGCCCTGCACCAGTTGCTGGAAGTGGTGACCGATGCGGTAATCGCCTACCTGTCGGCGCAGCGCGCGGCCGGTGCACAGGCACTGCAGGTGTTCGACACCTGGGGCGGCGTGCTCGGCCCGGCGATGTACCGTGAATTCTCGTTGCGTTACCTCAACCGCATCGCCAGCGAACTCAAGCGCGGCGACGGCGCCGAGCGCACCCCGCTGATCCTGTTCGGCAAGGGCACCGGCCAGTACGTGGCTGAGTTGGCCGCCAGCGGCGCTGAAGGCGTCGGCGTGGATTGGACCATCTCGCTGGAAGACGCTGCACGCGCAGCCGGCGGCAAGGTCGCACTGCAGGGCAACCTGGACCCGACCACGCTGTACGGCTCGCCTGATGCGATCACCCGCGAAGTCGGCAAGGTGCTGGAAAGCTACGCCGCCGGCAACGGCGGTTCGCGCGAAGGCCACGTGTTCAACCTTGGCCACGGCATGTCGCCGGACATGAACCCCGAGCACGTTGCGGTGCTGGTGGATGCGGTGCACCGCCTCAGCCGCCGCTGA
- a CDS encoding WGR domain-containing protein, whose amino-acid sequence MRVLLQQPPSGKEAPRYVQLSLVPDLLGGWELLRESGQTGGRIQLRRELFLQHEEAIHAFEKARDGQIKKGFQVMFTAGQPAP is encoded by the coding sequence ATGCGCGTCCTACTGCAACAGCCGCCCAGCGGCAAAGAAGCCCCCCGCTACGTACAGCTTTCGCTGGTACCCGACCTGCTCGGCGGCTGGGAGCTGCTGCGTGAGAGCGGCCAGACCGGTGGCCGCATCCAGCTGCGCCGCGAGCTGTTCCTGCAGCACGAGGAAGCCATCCATGCCTTCGAAAAGGCCCGCGATGGCCAGATCAAGAAAGGCTTCCAGGTGATGTTCACCGCCGGCCAGCCCGCGCCCTGA
- the aroB gene encoding 3-dehydroquinate synthase, translated as MTAPTRTVAVGGEHPYQIHIGPGLLSQAQTLVGAIRGRHVLLVSDDTVAPLYLAQVQTALLAARPDLKIGQHIIPAGEASKTLDNFGGAINALASLGATRDACVLALGGGVVGDLAGFAAACWMRGVDCVQLPTTLLSMVDSSVGGKTAVDIPQGKNLVGAFHPPRAVVADTAALRTLPARELRAGLAEVIKYGAIRDPLFFQWLQAERQALLAGDDTALAQAIARSCEHKAEIVERDPLEKGERALLNLGHTFGHAIETAQGYGAPGNDNLNHGEAVAVGMVLAAKLSAALGMADVADTEVLRELLEAYGLPTAIPAGLDAEALLGHMRLDKKNIAGRLRLVLWRGIGKAEVVPDVDEAAVLDVLRLG; from the coding sequence ATGACCGCTCCCACCCGCACCGTCGCCGTCGGCGGCGAACACCCCTACCAGATCCATATCGGCCCTGGCCTGTTGTCGCAGGCGCAGACACTGGTCGGTGCCATCCGTGGCCGCCACGTGCTGCTGGTCAGCGACGACACCGTTGCGCCGCTATACCTGGCCCAGGTACAGACCGCGCTGCTGGCAGCCCGCCCCGACCTGAAGATCGGCCAGCACATCATCCCGGCCGGCGAAGCCTCCAAGACCCTGGACAACTTCGGCGGCGCGATCAATGCGCTGGCAAGCCTCGGCGCCACCCGCGACGCCTGCGTGTTGGCGCTGGGCGGCGGCGTGGTCGGTGACCTGGCCGGCTTTGCCGCGGCCTGCTGGATGCGCGGCGTGGACTGCGTGCAGCTGCCGACCACCTTGTTGTCGATGGTCGACTCCTCGGTCGGTGGCAAGACCGCGGTGGATATCCCGCAGGGCAAGAATCTGGTCGGCGCCTTCCACCCGCCGCGTGCCGTCGTCGCCGATACCGCTGCGCTGCGCACCCTGCCGGCGCGCGAGCTGCGTGCCGGCCTGGCCGAGGTGATCAAATACGGCGCCATCCGCGATCCGCTGTTCTTCCAGTGGCTGCAGGCCGAGCGCCAGGCCCTGCTGGCCGGCGATGACACTGCGCTGGCCCAGGCCATCGCCCGCAGCTGCGAGCACAAGGCCGAGATCGTCGAACGCGACCCGCTGGAGAAGGGTGAACGCGCCCTGCTCAACCTCGGCCATACCTTCGGCCATGCGATCGAGACCGCGCAGGGTTACGGCGCGCCGGGTAACGACAACCTCAATCATGGTGAGGCGGTAGCGGTCGGCATGGTGCTGGCAGCCAAGCTGTCGGCGGCCCTGGGCATGGCCGATGTGGCAGATACCGAGGTACTGCGTGAGCTGCTGGAGGCTTACGGCCTGCCGACGGCTATCCCTGCCGGCCTGGATGCAGAGGCACTGCTTGGGCATATGCGGCTGGACAAGAAGAACATCGCCGGACGCCTGCGATTGGTGCTGTGGCGCGGCATCGGCAAGGCCGAGGTGGTGCCGGATGTGGATGAAGCTGCGGTGTTGGACGTGCTGCGGCTGGGCTGA